The Plutella xylostella chromosome 27, ilPluXylo3.1, whole genome shotgun sequence genome segment TCCCGCCGTAAGCGATTAAACAGaggaaattaaaaagtaaaaacttaACTAAACTTACAAACTAGGTTTTGGACATTGATCCATTAGTTGAAGTTATTTTCCGAAGTATTTTGATATAATTCTTCACATGTATAGCCACTTAGTACCTAGTTGTTAGTAAAAATCCCTTAACGcattcaaaatatatatataattatataagttcACTATATATAGTGGCTGAACGTAGACAAACACAAACTGTGTTATGTAAATATCGTACATCTATATGTTTTTCAAATTACTCTGTGCCTAATATACATTTAagccgttttttttaaaagctcGTAAGGGTAAGGTGTTTggacattttataaattttattctacaGGAGAAAATTGTACAAAgctatttatttgtactttaacaaaataattaaatgctGTTTTGAACATAACCTTGCGTACTACTAATCCTTTAAAGTGTCAGAAAAAAATTGCGTCCTTAGTCCTTAAAAGAAATACAGTAAGAAAAGCGACCTTAGagtgtatataatatacattgtaagtatataatatctTGCTTGCTTACTTACTAATCTTATTTACCGATTCCATACGAAATTACAACGACTACTATTTAGtacatacagtttttttttcaattatttcttaattttCAACGAATAGAAAATGACATCTTCTCTATGGGGGTATCTCAAGATATATTTGTCCTTAGACAGCAAGCAAGGAAACGACTccaaataatgtttttttacgtaTAAATTGATATGATCTTAAACCTTACAATTAGGAAATAactacaaattataaacaatgcTGAATATTTTTGTGCCACGCGTGGATAATTTGTGCAAcaagcgtttttttttctttagaaTGCAACTCGGAAAGGCAGTTGGGTTCAAGATATTTCTCATCTTATTAAGTACATCCGCATTTGCGTACCTAGATTCATTGGATGTTACTATTTGTTTCACATATCAGCTATATTTTTACcattacaatgtttttttaaccaATGTTTCTAATATAATAATCCTCTATAATATAATTCCGTCTCTTATACAATTTCAACACACCCAATCCAATACGACACATATCACACTCAGGTCGAAAAAAATCTACACAAAATTTGTGACACGCCAAACGAAACCCAACTGCCTAGTTATACCCGATATAGCGACAGAACAACTCAATTCCTTAGTTAAAATGCAACGGTATATAAACCCCGTAAAATGCTGAATGCGTCATAGAAAGTCAAATAACAGATGTAATCACGTCAACATTAATTCGACAAGGTTCCTGCGCAATAGTATTTTACGGGGCTTATGCTACGCCTGCGTTAGAGCGAGACGCGTGGCGCGAGCGGGATGGCGGTATGTTTGTCGCTTACATCGTGCTGTTGTCCCACTCTAACTGGCTGATGTTCCGGTATTTGTGTTGCTTGCTCGACACCACTGGGGAAACAGAGAAACTTACATTAGTATTGAATTAACCATCAAAGATTACTGCGAAAAACTCAAAAATTACAATCCTTTTCCATCAGTCTGGTTAATTGGAAATTACCTACGTCTTGCCGTTGGACCACAGAAGTTTCAAAAGACATCAAAATAACAGTTTAGTTATAACTATAACGCGCatagataaagaaacaatatcaATATGGCGGGcagatataatattttatttcgatCCAATCAAAATTTAGTCAATAATATACCCAATAACAGTGCTGTTCCCACGAGCTTCACTtctccttaaaaagttttcctgtgggaattctaggataaaaagtagcttatgttctttctcagggtctagaccatatgtataccaaatttcaatttaaatacgttcagtagttttggcgtgaaagagtaacagacagacatacagacacagttactttcgcatttataatacatatgtattagttaggattaccttcatcgtcatcatcgtCGGAGTCGTGTCGGTCCGAGTCGGACTCGGATCCGGACTCGCCATCGGACGAgtccgccaccgccgccgccaccgcgcaCGAACCACCCGCCTGGAATAGTTAAATAAGCACTTATAAAACTTTGCAAAGACTACTGTTTGTTATTGACGTAGATAAAATTTactacttatacagggtgttgcaaaaagggtatactaagccgaaaccagcatgtgcagcatgttctatctaagcccgaaactgaaatcagaatttcaaaattcgcgaaattGTACTGTGTGAAAAAGAAGTGTTTAATTGCTGGAACCCAAAATATTTCCTTTTGATCCGAGCCATTccgagtaggtacttttatatcTCCATAACCATAAAAAGTCtaactaggtatttttttaaatgctgtTTACCTGCTCCATAGGATTGACAGTGATGGTCAGCACGCTATCATCCCACACATCTTAGAGAAGTATATGAAGAAGTCCTGTATATGGTTGACATTGTTTTGTTAcattataagtttatttataaaagtgttacACTACCTGCTCCATAGGATTGACAGTGATGGTCAGCACGCTATCATCCCACACCACATCTTAGAGAAGTAAGAATGATGAAGAAGTCCTAAATATGCTGGTTGACATTGTTATgttatattataggtaggtatatttataagtgTTACACTACCTGCTCCATAGGATTGACAGTGATAGTCAGCGCGCTGTCGTCCCACGCCATGTCcgggggcggggcgcggggggcggcgcggcgggcggcgaaGGCGGCCCCGCCCAGCACCAGGGCGCCGCACGCTATCACTCCGATCAGCAGGGCCACGTGGTCTGTGGGGTTAGGTTAGGATTGGTGGTGAATACAGAGATAGATAATAAAGAGCTATATCCCATATATGCCAATAACTAGTTTTTTTATCAAGTTGTTTTACTTTGGGATATGATTAAGATTCAGATTCTAAGTGCAAATATGCAAAAAACTCATGTGGGTCGTTAGCGACCCTCTGGGCATATATGGGATATAGATAAGTGTAAAGATTTGTGTTGAAACCAGGCGTGCCCAATTCTACTGAGACCTGACGTATCAATGGAACTTATATGATTATTAGCCCGTAATTAAGACCCATACAGAGAATCTGTGCTCCAGCAAAGTACCAAGTAAGACgagaaggcaagcaagaggtgagTGATCCTGTCCCTTGTCAGTGTTTGCTCTGGACATCCAAGTACGGAAAGAGAGACATGGCGAACTGGAATTTCTCCCTGCCATTGTGTGGGTGagtggggtcgctaatgccaaaatttcaaagtcaaagtcaaatatttttattcatcgtaaaaatataaaattttctgatgatcgtcaatttttacaaaatactttCACTTCAACCTGCCCTAGGCTTTTTTTAGAAAATGCTACTCTTTCCGCTGACCAagatgtataatattataataatgataaatatacTCACTAGACTGACGCAGGTCGCGCACGCTGGGCGCGGGCGCCTCCACGCTGTGGTCGTCTCTCAGCGCGTGCGCCGCGAACACGCGCGGGGCGTGCGCGTCGCCGTGCGCGCGCACGTGCGCGTGCGCAGACTGCGGGGGAGGAGGGGAGGGGGTTAGAATAAAAAGGTGTAGACGTAAAGTACTAAAGGTAGAGGAGAGATGGTTAGATTATTGTAGATGTATGATTTATGATTCCTTTCATCACTTTTCAGGAAGAATTTAACATAAAGAGATCCTCGGCCGATTCCTGGgttgaaaatatatatatatatattcttattatttacaaattggTTTTACGCCTAGCTTTATCCAGTTGTACCGGTTAtccgtgccgattgcacgaaagCACTCGTTTGTTCGTTTGTCTTCAGTGTAGATAACCGTACTTGGCCGGTACAATAATTTAGCCACTTTATTCTACTAAATAAACGTGCACCACCGTCAACTAAAGATGAACATATacactatcatcatcatcatcagccttctatcgcccactgttgggtatatgCCTTcttatttgtacgccaattcttccggtcctgtgccgctctgGTAATACACTATGGAAaaagattatttttataactaggTATACCTGTTTATCCCTGGGCGCGTCCATCTTGTCGGCGACGCCGCTGGGGTGCAGCTCGTGCGACACCTCGCTGCTCGCCATGTGCGGGTGCACCACCGTCAACTGGGGATGGACATTAACATTGGGTTGATTGTGTGGGTATAAAAGAAAGCTTTCTTTAAAGCTCATTAAACATACACGTAAAAAATAGCACTTCTCATCATCCGAcacatcacgtccccactgctggggcacgggtctgcTTCCATTAAAGGAAGGGTAAACCCTTCCTTTAATGGAAGGAAGGGTAAGGCCTAGTCTAAAAATAGCACTTACgtcaatacaaataaaaaccatCAGCGAAATATTTAACCGACTTCATTTATGAACATTACGTTAAATTACGTCTCGGCATTTATCGGTAATTGCTTATCTTAGTGGGGTAGTTTCTTTATACAGTTTGTGCTAACAGGCTTCACAGTATCTTAGATAATTGCTTTTTAGATGTGGTTGCTATTTTGTCAATCAAGACCTATagccatattattattatatcatagGAATCATTACCACTTATTTCATTTGCAAAGCTAGAGTTGTTGTTCTAGTAAGCAGTCCAAGTAAATAACGTGGCAATACGCTACGATCTCACTTTAGATTGGGTAACGCTATAAAGAAGTTTATTACTATATAGTACTAGTAGTTGTAGACTATAAACTCACAGTCTGCACATATTCGTTGCTGGTGAAGCGTCCGTTGAGCTCGCTGCAGGTCAGCTTGAACACGCGGTTCAAGTAGTAGGCGGGCTTCTTGTTGCTGTACTCTATCTCACGGAGCACCTGTGAGAGGAAATAAAACATCCAATTTAGTAAGGCATTATAAAAATCCTAACTGGTGGTTTTCTAAAATGGATCGCttctcgtaatgttattgTGTGTTTACACATCGCTCGGATTACGTGATTATCCGAGTGTTATTTGAGCGCTCTCGGACAGCGACACAGTTACTCAGCGGAATtggattatgtttttttatacgaGAAGACCAAGTCTTATACCGTGTGACGCTTAAAGGCATTTCGGCCCTGAGCCTTttcctttcttttctttatacTTTCATAACTTTACCCAGTAATGTCGGTCATACATCAGATTTTGTCATTTACaacttataatacctactgatGTTAATAACGTGTATACTAGCCTGTTGATAGTTCTCAGCGGTGTCAGCGCCGGACAGTATGACTCCGTCCCTGGTGACAGAAGCTCGGATGTCGCGTCGGTCGGGCAGTGAAGCGCCGTCTCGTAGGCTGAGCGCCTCGTGGTCCGGGTTCAGAGCCGGGTAGACTGATACCACGCACGAGTCGAGCTTCTGAGGGGTTGGGTCTGGGGAGAGATAAGGGGAGATTTTGAAAATACGATATTACTATATGAAAAAAAGATAGAATCTTTGATTTCacctttaataaaaatagcagCTTTCTCAATATCTTACTAATTGTGCATTTTCGCGGGTGAATATCCATGCTTTAAATCGTGTCGTATCACAAACAGCatattttgtaggtaggttTAAGTAAGATTAAGAAATACTGATAGGCTAaatttttgttaatattttattgtgctATTAATTGATTGAAAGTGTTAATGTCCTCTTCTCCCAACCTaacaagggttggctggaagaaattgctttttggcaacaagcccgcctttgtacattgttagttttcttttaatgttcttcaccttttattttgtacaataaagtgtttataaataaataaataaataaacaggtTCATcagggtaagtaatacgaggtataaaaacgcatggtataacattcacaaggtatacgtccatatgatataaatttattaagtataacgatcactgtgcataacaaacgaaaggtataattactaaatacataattttgtaaagaataacgttcaaaaagtataatttcaattgatataacgattaaaatgcataacgttcataatatataacgattataacatatattctacaacggatataattatcataatttataatgcacaaatagtataaaagattgtcgtatcgtattttcattattattgaagttttgtggggggaacgctccgctccgcttcgctgcgctccgctttggtttcgacgaacatgtgcacctaacacgctcctcctcgctttgctcgtcgtcgcacctatctttaggttttggtactaggggttttcacaccgttattattattgaagctatgatgggagacgctccgctccgcttcgctgcgctccgctttggtttcgacgaacatgtgcacctaacacgctcctcctcgctgtgctcgtcgtcgcacctatctttaggttttggtgctagggggtttgacggtgttgggtaattaaacatAGATTATGTTATATGTTAGGTActatgttttatgaactttatactaaagaaagaaagaaagaaagactactaaatgatagtatatattttaaacgatatacgtaatgtatgttatacgaattgatattagtcctcgtgagtgttagttattttgatattatatcaaatgtacgttataccaattgaatcttataccttatgaaaatatagattttgttggtatacgtaacgttcattatatatatgttgtgaacgttattaatgtgaaattatacatttcgtttttatacgtcgcaatacgcacccggTTCATCAAGGCACAAGCACAAGCAACTTCTCAAATAGCCATTTGTATGTATAGAGAAATTTTACCCGCGAAAAATTTGCGGCTTTAGTCTCGAAGAATGGCGTCGTTTGGTCTAGACGCACTCACACTCCAGACTTTTAGGGTAGCTATAAGTTGTCTTCTCCACTTTGGTCACGGCACCAATTGTAAAGCCTCACCTTGCGTCCCCTGGGCGTTGTTGCTGATCCCCAGGTCGGGGAACACGGGCAGACCGCGGTCAAAGTACGCGTAATCATCAAGCCTTTCCGTGCGTTGTAGTCGCAAAAGagcattcataaaatatatttggcAGCGACGACGCAACGCACAAATATACAGGTCCTCGCTTTTAGTCTAGCTAGACAATCACTGCATTTAGTATCTATAATTGCCAACCTTGGGTCCCCTGCGCGTTGTTGCTGATCCCCAGGTCGGGGAACACGGGCAGGCCGCGGCGGAAGTGCGCGTAGTCCCGCGCAGCCTCCGCGCCGCCGCTCAACACGATGCGAGGGGAGAGCGGCTGGAGGACCATGATGAAGGATTCCGCTGGCTTGGCCTTGATTATGCGGCCGTTGTCGCAGCTGTTGGGAGTGGAAAAGGTTGatttataggtatacttatatgTTTCAGAGGAAAAGAGAAAACAGCAATCGAGCAAGAGAAAAAAAGCTGACCCCTGCCCCTCAGCTACTAGCTAGTATCAGCGTGAATGTATGTATGGTGCATGAAATGAGCCTGCCTCTGGCGTAGTCTTTCAGTCAGCGACTGGATCTTATCTAGCAGACTAATCTTATATCCACGGTGACAAAACCTAAGCGTCCAAACTCTAGTCTAGATCCAGTATTTATCATTAATGACTAGAAATGATAAAGAAACTCACGTGATAGTAGTAGCTACGTGCACATTCCGGCGTCCAGGCGTGGGGAACGGCCGTGAGTCGCCGTACGACACTTTACGGAGTAGAGTTTCAACGTCAGCCGCGCCGTCGCCCTCCACTGATACGGATTTCAGGTCTGGTGGAATTAAAGGGGGGATTAGAAGCAATTAGGGATTGGcaagttaataaattataagacACAGAAAGAGAGcctttatttattcaattgaATTCCCTGTAGTGACGCACTACAAGGTCTAACATTCAATTCAGCATGTAAAGGTcagattattataaattttctaGAATATCGCCATCTACCGGCCACATATTGAACTACTAACTACACTCACGTCTCGCAGGCGTCAGGCTCAGTCCCTCGGTGCATCGCGCCACGCACTGCAGGCTGTCGGCGGGTTGCGGCGCGTGCGTGGAGACTCCCAGGCCGGCCAGCCAGCCGCGAAGGTGGTGCTTCATGTCGGATTCTGTTCCTGTAAGAAAAGAAATAAGTTAGTTTGAATTTGCTCGAAAGACGAGGTGTCGCCAAGCTATGATTTTTTTGTAGTGCACATTGTAGTCTCTCGTTCACTTTCtgatattaatttaacattaaTTAATCATTCATCACAAAAAAATAGGACAGATACGTCCTCAGCAGATTCAACTTAAAAGCCTAACCGCCGGCTTAATTGAGTTAGTTTACCTTAGCTCAACTAACTTAGTTTAGCTGGCGGTGGACGTTcggcaaaaatattttatcttttatcatTTTAATCCACATTTTTGTCacataatgtttttaaaattcacCCTACAGTACGTTAAATGGTTGGATGGTAACGATGGTGGTGTAAAGATTCCTTACCTTGCCAACAAGCGCCAACAACCAGCGTCGTATTAACCCCATGAGCGGGATGGAGCGGCCAGTCATCAATCACCTCGGGCCCCTTGCCGTCAGCCGCGCGGTATAAAGTGCCGTCAACAAACAACTCAACGTTGGGGAAGCGAACGTTGACTGCGTAGTGGTGCCAC includes the following:
- the LOC105390897 gene encoding calsyntenin-1, which codes for MIVRFWSILCLGVLVASARTEGNNGNEEIPYLELAEPDEGYHGLIRENETLVEVTPAIRARGPLCSFLILNNKHHGEAPFEIMVIDENEARLRVRYPLNCEKRRNYKFDIAAVGCDGSYSNTVPVHITVTDVNEYAPVFSQAAYVRSVDEGRLYPELVRVEATDRDCTPHYGDVCKYEILTDRSLPFAIDNEGVISNTEPLDYEKSHNHILSVVAYDCGMKQSAPVMVTIKVNKPCKAGWKGVAERVDYAPGSGSLALFPEARLETCSSDARCPGVTRIQAAVTLQASRAGTGCDRDTYSVHAQKTICGLDAKTVDLLPNPGAGNEWAKSLKPDSSSNRDGEQMFEFDGATSAMVPPSVLPHHLASSFSISTWMRHAPSPDMDKHTKEHVLCMADDHKMNRHHYSLFVRNCRLIFLLRRDFGDGDLNIFRPAEWRWKIPEVCDNEWHHYAVNVRFPNVELFVDGTLYRAADGKGPEVIDDWPLHPAHGVNTTLVVGACWQGTESDMKHHLRGWLAGLGVSTHAPQPADSLQCVARCTEGLSLTPARHLKSVSVEGDGAADVETLLRKVSYGDSRPFPTPGRRNVHVATTITCDNGRIIKAKPAESFIMVLQPLSPRIVLSGGAEAARDYAHFRRGLPVFPDLGISNNAQGTQDPTPQKLDSCVVSVYPALNPDHEALSLRDGASLPDRRDIRASVTRDGVILSGADTAENYQQVLREIEYSNKKPAYYLNRVFKLTCSELNGRFTSNEYVQTLTVVHPHMASSEVSHELHPSGVADKMDAPRDKQSAHAHVRAHGDAHAPRVFAAHALRDDHSVEAPAPSVRDLRQSNHVALLIGVIACGALVLGGAAFAARRAAPRAPPPDMAWDDSALTITVNPMEQAGGSCAVAAAVADSSDGESGSESDSDRHDSDDDDDEVVSSKQHKYRNISQLEWDNSTM